Sequence from the Deltaproteobacteria bacterium genome:
ATGAGGTTTTTCTGGTCGGTGCGCACATATCGCCGTACAGCCACATGACCTCCGAGCGGTACGATCCGACAAGGACAAGAAAGCTGCTGCTCAACCGCTCGGAGATAGACAAATTGACCGGCAAGGTAAAGGAAAAGGGCTTTACTTTAGTGCCAACGCGTGTATATTTTAAAAAAGGACTGGCAAAGCTGGAATTTGCCATTGCCAAAGGCAGAAAGCTCTTTGATAAACGCGAGCAAATCAAGAAGAAAGACTTGGATAGAGAGCAGAGACGCAGCCTGAAATAGGATGGCGTCAATGCG
This genomic interval carries:
- a CDS encoding SsrA-binding protein, with protein sequence EVFLVGAHISPYSHMTSERYDPTRTRKLLLNRSEIDKLTGKVKEKGFTLVPTRVYFKKGLAKLEFAIAKGRKLFDKREQIKKKDLDREQRRSLK